The following are encoded together in the Flavobacterium sp. TR2 genome:
- a CDS encoding FAD:protein FMN transferase, giving the protein MHKFLSYKISLFFVTVCCLSAHSQVLRKRTTLLMGGRFDISIVDKDSISAEHNINEVIAEITRIENLISDWKPTSQVSEVNQNAGVKPIKVDREVFELTKRAIKLSEITNGGFDISFAAMDRIWKFDGSMTEMPSAEAIKKSVEKVGYKNIILDSTESTIFLKLKGMKIGFGALGEGYATDKCRAMMIEKGVQAGIINGSGDMSTWGKQPNGKDWKIGITNPFKPEKILAAIPLKEGAVTTSGSYEKFVVFNGKRYSHIINPATGYPATGLCSVTVFGPNAETANGLSTSMMVLGQKEGLLLLQKFPDYNCVLITDKGKIVKSKNFPYKL; this is encoded by the coding sequence ATGCATAAATTCTTATCCTATAAAATTTCATTGTTTTTTGTAACTGTTTGTTGCTTATCTGCACATTCGCAGGTGCTACGAAAAAGAACCACGCTTCTAATGGGCGGGCGTTTTGATATTTCGATTGTAGATAAAGATTCGATTTCAGCAGAGCATAATATTAATGAAGTAATTGCAGAAATCACTCGAATTGAAAACTTAATCTCCGATTGGAAACCAACTTCTCAGGTTTCTGAAGTCAATCAAAATGCTGGAGTAAAACCAATAAAAGTAGATCGTGAAGTGTTTGAATTGACCAAAAGAGCCATTAAACTTTCTGAAATAACAAATGGCGGTTTTGACATTAGCTTTGCGGCAATGGACCGAATCTGGAAATTTGACGGCTCGATGACCGAAATGCCTTCGGCAGAAGCCATAAAAAAATCGGTGGAGAAAGTAGGCTATAAAAACATTATTCTAGACAGCACAGAATCGACAATTTTTTTGAAGCTGAAAGGAATGAAAATTGGTTTTGGCGCTTTAGGAGAAGGCTACGCAACAGATAAATGCCGTGCCATGATGATTGAAAAAGGGGTTCAGGCTGGAATTATAAACGGTTCTGGAGACATGAGCACTTGGGGAAAACAGCCAAACGGAAAAGACTGGAAAATCGGAATTACAAATCCGTTTAAGCCTGAAAAGATTTTAGCCGCAATTCCTTTAAAAGAAGGCGCTGTCACGACGTCTGGCAGTTATGAAAAGTTTGTTGTTTTTAACGGAAAACGTTATTCGCATATTATAAATCCTGCAACAGGTTATCCTGCCACTGGATTATGCAGCGTAACTGTATTTGGCCCAAATGCAGAAACCGCAAACGGATTAAGCACTTCGATGATGGTTTTAGGCCAGAAAGAAGGCTTGCTTCTACTTCAGAAATTTCCCGATTACAATTGTGTTCTGATTACTGATAAAGGGAAAATTGTTAAGTCTAAAAACTTTCCTTATAAGTTATGA
- a CDS encoding DUF2271 domain-containing protein yields the protein MKSILKIALTSAFIFLISFQSQAQSSKYKIMLQMNNYMGEGAYIVVSLINANGEYEKTLYVMGDDKKWYKSLKEWNKFHSKKNEDISAKTGASVTGGDRSVTTIEIENSKINKGYKLRFESAVEDQKYYVSDLEVPLTTEGLAEKTDGKGYIKYVRLNKI from the coding sequence ATGAAATCAATATTAAAAATTGCTCTTACAAGTGCTTTTATCTTTCTAATTTCTTTCCAATCTCAGGCACAATCGAGCAAATATAAAATCATGCTTCAAATGAATAACTATATGGGAGAAGGTGCTTATATCGTTGTTTCTTTGATTAATGCAAATGGAGAATACGAAAAAACGCTTTATGTAATGGGCGATGACAAAAAATGGTACAAATCATTGAAAGAATGGAATAAATTCCACTCAAAGAAAAATGAAGATATCAGCGCTAAAACTGGTGCTTCTGTAACTGGAGGGGACCGCAGTGTAACGACAATCGAAATTGAAAATTCTAAAATCAACAAAGGATACAAACTTCGTTTTGAGTCGGCTGTTGAAGATCAGAAATACTATGTAAGCGATCTTGAAGTTCCGCTTACAACAGAAGGTTTGGCTGAAAAAACAGATGGTAAAGGCTACATCAAATATGTAAGATTAAACAAAATATAA
- a CDS encoding ribonucleotide-diphosphate reductase subunit beta, with amino-acid sequence MSIFDKRINYKPFEYPEVLQFTEAINKAYWVHTEVDFTADTQDFHAHLNLAEKTAIKNSLLAIAQIEVAVKSFWGNIYEHFPKPEFNGLGTTFAECEFRHSEAYSRLLEVLGYNDEFERLLDVPVVRRRVDYLSNVLKDTKSQDNRKYMVSLILFSILIENVSLFSQFAILLSFTRFKGYMKNVSNIIAWTSIDEQIHANGGIYIINKIREEFPEYFDAETLELVRETVKESIGVEADILDWIFENGPVETINKEDLVNFMKFRIDESLKQINIETIFNVSPEEYSKMTWFEEEVFANSLDDFFAKRPVEYTKHDKSITANDLF; translated from the coding sequence ATGTCAATTTTCGATAAAAGAATCAATTATAAACCTTTTGAATATCCTGAGGTTCTGCAATTTACCGAAGCAATTAATAAAGCTTACTGGGTACACACCGAAGTAGATTTTACTGCCGATACGCAAGACTTTCACGCGCATTTAAATCTGGCTGAAAAAACGGCAATTAAAAATAGTTTATTGGCAATTGCACAGATTGAGGTAGCCGTAAAAAGTTTTTGGGGCAATATATACGAGCATTTTCCAAAACCAGAATTCAATGGGTTGGGGACTACTTTTGCAGAATGCGAATTCAGACATTCAGAAGCTTATTCTCGTTTGTTGGAAGTTTTAGGCTATAATGACGAATTTGAAAGATTATTGGATGTTCCTGTAGTGCGCAGACGTGTAGATTATCTTTCGAACGTGCTGAAAGACACTAAATCTCAGGACAACAGAAAATATATGGTTTCACTGATTCTGTTTAGCATTTTAATAGAAAACGTTTCATTGTTCAGCCAGTTTGCCATTTTGCTGTCATTTACAAGATTCAAAGGATATATGAAGAACGTGAGCAACATTATTGCATGGACTTCTATTGACGAGCAGATTCATGCCAATGGCGGAATTTACATCATTAATAAAATCAGAGAAGAATTCCCAGAATATTTTGATGCTGAAACTTTAGAATTGGTAAGAGAAACAGTTAAAGAATCAATTGGTGTTGAAGCTGATATTTTAGACTGGATTTTTGAAAATGGACCAGTTGAAACCATAAACAAAGAAGATTTGGTAAACTTCATGAAATTTAGAATTGACGAAAGTTTAAAACAAATCAATATCGAAACCATTTTTAATGTTTCTCCAGAAGAGTATTCAAAAATGACTTGGTTTGAAGAAGAGGTTTTTGCAAACAGTCTAGATGATTTCTTTGCAAAACGTCCTGTAGAATATACAAAACACGATAAAAGTATCACTGCAAACGATCTTTTCTAA
- the ribB gene encoding 3,4-dihydroxy-2-butanone-4-phosphate synthase, producing the protein MISTELSPLAQFGISSKERIENALEQLKSGKGVLVTDDENRENEGDLIFSAQHMNVCDMALMIRECSGIVCLCLTNEKADQLELPYMVKENTSSFQTPFTITIEAKNGVTTGVSAQDRITTIKTAVAANAKSEDLARPGHIFPLRANDHGVLGRNGHTEGSVDLMKLAGLQPEAVLCELMNEDGSMAKLDKIISFAQEHDLVVLSIEDIIYYRKFVRDYK; encoded by the coding sequence ATGATAAGTACAGAATTAAGTCCGTTAGCGCAATTTGGAATTTCGAGTAAAGAACGTATCGAAAATGCTTTGGAACAGCTTAAAAGCGGAAAAGGTGTTTTGGTAACCGACGATGAAAACCGTGAAAATGAAGGCGATCTTATATTTTCTGCACAGCACATGAACGTTTGCGATATGGCCTTAATGATTCGTGAATGCAGCGGCATTGTCTGCCTTTGCCTAACAAATGAAAAGGCAGATCAATTGGAGCTTCCGTACATGGTAAAAGAAAATACGAGCAGTTTTCAAACTCCTTTTACGATTACAATTGAAGCAAAAAATGGAGTAACAACCGGAGTTTCGGCACAAGATCGAATTACCACTATAAAAACAGCCGTAGCAGCAAATGCAAAATCGGAAGATTTAGCAAGACCTGGCCATATTTTTCCGCTTAGAGCGAACGATCATGGCGTTTTAGGAAGAAATGGCCATACCGAAGGAAGTGTCGATTTGATGAAATTGGCTGGCTTACAACCCGAAGCTGTGCTTTGCGAATTGATGAACGAAGACGGCAGCATGGCTAAACTCGACAAAATCATTAGCTTTGCACAAGAACATGATTTGGTAGTTTTATCTATTGAAGATATTATTTATTACCGCAAATTCGTTAGAGATTATAAATAA
- a CDS encoding ribonucleoside-diphosphate reductase subunit alpha, which produces MNTTDINPENNNFEPQNGTKMWWKNSESEQILNRGYLLKGETVEGAIDRICAAAARRLYKPELKESFVEMIERGWMSISSPVWANMGTERGLPISCFNVHVPDKIEGITHKLGEVIMQTKIGGGTSGYFGELRERGSAVTDNGKSSGAVSFMKLFDTAMDTISQGGVRRGAFAAYLDVDHPDIEEFLKIKSIGNPIQNLFTGICVPDYWMQEMIDGDTEKRQVWAKVLESRQQKGLPYIFFSDNVNKSKPQVYKDQNLRINASNLCSEIMLPSTQDESFICCLSSMNLELYDEWKDTEAVKLAIFFLDAVLQEFIEKTEGNYYLAAANKFAKRHRALGLGVLGWHSYLQKNMIPFEGMEAKMKTTEIFKHISDKADKATQELARIYGEPELLKGYGRRNTTTMAIAPTTSSSAILGQTSPGIEPFSSNYYKAGLSKGNFMRKNKYLKKLLEEKGLDNEEIWRGIMLNGGSVQHISQLSQTEKDVFKTFKEISQLEIVQQAAIRQKFVDQGQSLNLNIPAELPIKEVNRLMIEAWQLGIKSLYYQRSQSVSKELVTSLVSCSSCES; this is translated from the coding sequence ATGAATACAACAGACATAAACCCTGAAAATAACAATTTTGAACCGCAAAACGGCACTAAAATGTGGTGGAAAAATTCTGAAAGCGAGCAGATTTTAAACCGCGGCTATCTTTTAAAAGGAGAAACCGTAGAAGGAGCAATTGATAGAATTTGTGCGGCTGCCGCTAGAAGGCTTTACAAACCAGAATTGAAAGAATCTTTTGTTGAAATGATCGAAAGAGGCTGGATGAGTATTAGTTCGCCAGTTTGGGCCAATATGGGTACAGAGAGAGGTCTTCCGATTTCTTGCTTCAATGTGCACGTTCCAGATAAAATCGAAGGTATCACTCATAAATTGGGAGAAGTAATTATGCAGACCAAAATTGGGGGAGGAACTTCTGGTTATTTTGGTGAATTACGCGAGCGCGGAAGCGCTGTAACCGATAACGGAAAGAGCAGTGGGGCGGTTAGTTTCATGAAGCTTTTTGATACCGCAATGGATACCATTTCGCAAGGAGGCGTTCGTCGTGGTGCATTTGCAGCTTATTTGGACGTTGACCATCCAGATATTGAAGAGTTTTTGAAAATTAAAAGCATTGGAAACCCAATTCAGAACTTATTTACCGGAATTTGTGTGCCAGATTATTGGATGCAGGAAATGATTGATGGCGATACGGAGAAAAGACAAGTTTGGGCAAAAGTATTAGAAAGTCGTCAGCAAAAAGGATTGCCTTATATCTTTTTTAGCGATAATGTAAATAAAAGCAAACCGCAAGTTTATAAAGATCAAAATCTTCGCATTAACGCCAGTAATTTGTGCAGCGAGATTATGCTTCCGTCAACTCAAGATGAATCATTTATCTGCTGTCTTTCATCTATGAATTTGGAATTGTATGACGAATGGAAAGATACTGAAGCAGTTAAATTGGCGATCTTTTTCTTAGACGCCGTTTTACAAGAGTTTATCGAAAAAACCGAAGGCAACTATTATCTTGCTGCAGCCAATAAATTTGCCAAAAGACACCGTGCGCTTGGTTTAGGAGTTTTAGGGTGGCATTCGTATCTGCAGAAAAATATGATTCCGTTTGAAGGAATGGAAGCTAAAATGAAAACCACAGAAATTTTCAAGCATATTAGTGACAAGGCAGATAAAGCAACGCAGGAATTGGCTAGAATTTATGGCGAACCAGAATTGCTAAAAGGCTACGGAAGACGTAATACAACCACAATGGCAATTGCGCCAACAACCTCTTCTTCTGCAATTTTAGGACAGACTTCGCCAGGAATTGAACCTTTTAGCAGCAATTATTACAAAGCAGGATTGAGCAAAGGTAATTTTATGCGTAAAAATAAATATCTGAAAAAACTGCTTGAAGAAAAAGGTTTGGATAACGAAGAAATCTGGAGAGGAATTATGCTGAATGGCGGAAGCGTGCAGCATATATCGCAGCTTTCTCAAACTGAAAAAGATGTGTTTAAAACCTTCAAAGAAATAAGCCAGTTGGAGATTGTACAGCAGGCGGCAATTCGCCAGAAGTTTGTGGATCAAGGTCAGAGTTTAAATCTTAATATTCCAGCCGAACTTCCAATAAAAGAGGTAAACCGCTTAATGATTGAAGCTTGGCAGTTAGGAATCAAAAGTTTGTATTACCAAAGAAGCCAAAGCGTTTCTAAAGAATTAGTAACAAGTCTTGTTTCTTGCAGCAGCTGTGAATCATAA
- a CDS encoding ankyrin repeat domain-containing protein — translation MKKNLFVSFAFAATLFVSAQQKNSLLDAAFWKSAPTVETVQAEIAKGNNPAEANANAFDVTTLAINNDAPFATIKFLAEQPGNSIAKLTHDNRIYLHWAAYRGNTELVQYLIDKGSDVNFEDSHGTAPADFAASNGQSNPAMYDAFFKAGLNPTKKYANGANLLLLAIASDKDLKAAEYFSTKGMSLKDVDSDGNTAFTYAARSGNIALLKKLLEKGIKPTDAALLFAAQGSRRETNTLETYKYLVEEVKIKAAAQNKAGQNVLHILAGKPNQTEIIQYFLAKGVDVNKADKEGNTPIMAAASAKEAGVLELFLPKLKNINAQNLKGESALTFAVRNGSPEAVNLLLAKGADVNVKDKDGNNLGVYLVQSYRPAGREKAATDPFDAKAKALQDKGLNLAAPQKDGNTLYHLAITKNDVSLLKKITDLKVDINAKNKDGLTALHRAAMTSKDDAILKYLVAAGAKKDISTEFDETAYALAKENELLTKNNISVEFLK, via the coding sequence ATGAAAAAGAATCTTTTTGTTTCTTTTGCATTTGCTGCGACTTTGTTTGTAAGTGCTCAGCAAAAAAACTCGCTATTGGATGCCGCTTTTTGGAAAAGTGCTCCAACTGTTGAAACGGTTCAGGCGGAAATAGCTAAAGGAAATAATCCAGCTGAAGCGAATGCCAATGCGTTTGATGTTACGACTTTAGCTATTAATAATGATGCTCCTTTTGCAACAATCAAATTTTTAGCCGAGCAGCCTGGAAATTCAATCGCAAAATTGACTCATGATAATCGTATTTACTTGCACTGGGCGGCTTATAGAGGCAACACCGAATTGGTGCAGTATTTAATAGATAAAGGTTCTGACGTAAACTTTGAAGACAGCCACGGAACAGCTCCTGCTGATTTTGCCGCTTCAAACGGACAATCAAATCCAGCAATGTACGATGCCTTCTTTAAAGCTGGCCTTAATCCGACAAAAAAATATGCAAACGGTGCCAACCTTTTGCTTTTGGCAATTGCATCTGACAAAGATTTAAAAGCTGCTGAATATTTTTCTACAAAAGGAATGTCTTTAAAAGATGTTGACAGTGACGGTAACACTGCTTTTACTTATGCTGCTAGGTCTGGAAATATTGCTCTTTTGAAAAAACTTTTGGAAAAAGGAATTAAACCGACTGATGCTGCTCTTCTATTTGCTGCGCAAGGAAGCCGAAGAGAAACCAATACTCTTGAAACTTATAAATATTTGGTTGAAGAAGTAAAAATTAAAGCAGCTGCCCAAAACAAAGCAGGACAAAATGTGCTGCATATTTTGGCAGGAAAACCAAATCAGACAGAAATTATTCAATATTTCTTAGCGAAAGGAGTTGATGTAAACAAAGCCGATAAAGAAGGAAATACGCCAATAATGGCTGCTGCATCTGCAAAAGAAGCGGGAGTTTTAGAACTTTTCCTTCCAAAACTTAAAAACATCAATGCTCAAAATCTTAAAGGAGAATCGGCTTTGACATTTGCTGTACGAAACGGATCTCCAGAAGCTGTAAATTTACTTTTGGCTAAAGGTGCCGACGTAAATGTAAAAGATAAAGACGGAAATAATTTAGGCGTTTATCTAGTACAGTCTTATCGTCCTGCGGGAAGAGAAAAAGCGGCAACCGATCCTTTTGATGCAAAAGCAAAAGCACTTCAAGACAAAGGATTAAACTTAGCCGCTCCTCAAAAAGATGGAAACACTTTGTATCATTTAGCCATTACTAAAAACGATGTTTCGCTTCTTAAAAAAATTACCGATTTAAAAGTAGACATCAACGCAAAAAATAAAGATGGCTTAACGGCTTTGCACAGAGCGGCGATGACTTCTAAAGATGATGCAATTTTAAAATATTTAGTTGCTGCAGGAGCTAAAAAAGACATCAGCACAGAGTTTGATGAAACGGCTTATGCTCTGGCTAAAGAAAATGAACTGCTTACCAAAAATAATATCTCCGTTGAGTTTTTAAAATAA
- a CDS encoding Crp/Fnr family transcriptional regulator: MIYQQLGNSIRKSINVSDEDLETILSYFKLVKKEKNEILLAQGQISQETFFVAKGCLRIFFINEEGKDATRYIAFENQFATALVSFITKMPALENIQVVEKSELLTISHEDFNHLMEIIPQWREFYSNYLEKAYVNNANRLMSFTTMDALERYNQLLKINPAIVKRLPNKIVASYINISQETLSRLKSKV; the protein is encoded by the coding sequence ATGATATACCAACAGCTTGGCAATTCCATTCGAAAAAGCATAAACGTTTCTGATGAAGATTTAGAAACCATTCTCTCCTATTTTAAACTTGTTAAAAAAGAAAAAAATGAAATTCTGCTTGCTCAAGGCCAAATCAGTCAAGAAACTTTTTTTGTTGCTAAAGGCTGTCTGCGCATCTTTTTTATCAATGAAGAAGGAAAAGACGCCACCCGATATATTGCTTTCGAAAATCAGTTTGCGACGGCACTGGTTAGTTTTATCACTAAAATGCCAGCTCTTGAAAATATTCAGGTTGTAGAGAAATCAGAATTGCTGACCATTTCTCATGAAGATTTTAATCATTTGATGGAAATAATTCCGCAATGGCGCGAATTTTACAGCAATTATCTGGAAAAAGCATATGTGAATAATGCCAATCGATTAATGTCTTTTACCACAATGGATGCTTTAGAAAGATACAACCAGCTTTTGAAAATAAATCCTGCTATTGTAAAGCGGCTGCCTAATAAAATTGTGGCTTCTTACATTAATATTTCTCAAGAAACTTTGAGTCGGTTGAAGTCTAAGGTTTAG
- a CDS encoding PepSY domain-containing protein has translation MTLSFWRYAHLALALFSSIFLLLASVTGIILAVDAVQEKTLPYKAENFNEITLGETLSILKKEYSEITELSVDYNQFVTLQAIDADGNDIKAYIDPKTGKALGTPAKKTEFINWITSLHRSLFLHETGRFFVGVISFCLLLISISGFVLVLKRQRGIRNFFSKIIKEYFAQYYHVLLGRLALIPILIIALTGTYLSLERFNFFMGEEKAKPVKTEFSEKAKAASIFNATLLSDVKKIEFPFTDDPEEYYIIELKDREVEVNQVTGAVISEKRSPMTAQFAALSLDLHTGRINGIWAVILAIACINILFFIYSGFAITLKRRSSRIKNKFKANESTFILLVGSENGSTFRFANAIQKQLIDQGQKVFVSELNKFSAYPKAEHIVVFTSTHGLGDAPSNGTQFKALIEKQNQEQNINFSVVGFGSKSYPDFCQFAIEIDQLLGKQKWADRYLDLKTVNDKSAVEFVEWVRLWSEKTGIPLATTPSLYNHVPKGLQKFMVLDKTPISETEHTFILTLKSNARTKFSSGDLLAIYPANDSRERLYSIGNHSGNIQLVVKLHPNGLGSGFLNALEPGNVIKAQIVKNPAFHLPKKAPKVAFVSNGTGIAPFLGMIEQNKTKQELHLYSGFRMVTPTLMAYRKFADIMIQKEHLDNFHVALSREAEHIYVMDLIKRDANFFVNLLKKDGVIMICGSLAMQKDVENILSELCTAKGLKTLSEYKANKQFLTDCY, from the coding sequence ATGACTCTTTCTTTCTGGCGTTACGCACACTTGGCTCTAGCCTTATTTTCTTCTATTTTTTTGCTTTTGGCTTCGGTAACCGGAATTATTCTGGCAGTCGATGCAGTTCAGGAAAAAACACTTCCGTACAAAGCTGAAAATTTTAATGAAATAACGCTAGGCGAAACGCTATCAATTTTAAAGAAAGAGTATTCTGAAATTACAGAATTGAGTGTAGATTATAATCAGTTTGTAACGCTTCAAGCCATTGATGCAGACGGAAACGACATTAAAGCATACATTGATCCAAAAACGGGAAAAGCATTAGGAACTCCAGCAAAGAAAACCGAATTTATAAACTGGATTACAAGTTTGCACCGCTCGCTGTTTCTTCATGAAACAGGACGTTTTTTTGTTGGTGTTATCTCTTTTTGTTTATTGCTAATATCCATTTCTGGTTTTGTATTGGTTTTAAAGAGACAGCGCGGCATCCGAAATTTCTTTTCTAAAATAATCAAAGAATATTTTGCCCAATATTATCATGTGCTTTTAGGAAGATTGGCTTTAATTCCGATTCTTATTATTGCACTAACAGGAACTTATTTATCGCTGGAAAGATTCAACTTTTTTATGGGTGAAGAAAAAGCAAAACCTGTAAAAACAGAATTTTCAGAAAAAGCCAAGGCTGCCTCAATTTTCAATGCCACTCTATTGTCTGATGTAAAGAAAATAGAATTTCCTTTTACAGATGATCCAGAAGAATATTACATCATTGAACTAAAAGACCGAGAAGTTGAAGTAAATCAGGTTACAGGAGCTGTAATTTCTGAAAAACGTTCGCCAATGACAGCTCAATTTGCGGCATTAAGTCTTGATCTTCACACAGGAAGAATTAACGGAATCTGGGCTGTTATTTTGGCCATTGCCTGCATCAATATTTTGTTCTTTATCTATTCTGGTTTTGCCATTACTTTAAAAAGAAGGTCAAGCCGAATAAAAAATAAATTTAAAGCAAACGAAAGCACTTTTATACTTTTGGTTGGTTCCGAAAATGGAAGCACTTTCCGATTTGCCAATGCCATCCAAAAACAATTAATAGATCAAGGTCAGAAAGTTTTTGTCAGCGAATTGAACAAATTTTCTGCCTATCCTAAAGCTGAACACATTGTCGTATTTACGTCAACTCACGGTTTGGGAGACGCGCCTTCAAACGGAACGCAATTCAAAGCATTAATTGAAAAACAGAATCAGGAACAGAACATTAACTTTTCTGTGGTTGGTTTTGGTTCAAAATCATATCCCGATTTTTGCCAGTTTGCTATCGAAATAGATCAGCTTTTAGGAAAACAAAAATGGGCAGATCGTTATTTAGATCTGAAAACTGTAAATGACAAATCGGCTGTTGAATTTGTAGAATGGGTAAGATTATGGAGTGAAAAAACTGGAATTCCGTTGGCGACCACTCCATCTTTATACAACCACGTTCCAAAAGGCCTGCAAAAATTTATGGTTCTCGATAAAACGCCAATTTCTGAAACCGAACATACTTTTATTCTGACTTTAAAATCTAATGCCAGAACTAAATTTAGCTCTGGCGATTTACTTGCCATTTATCCTGCCAACGATTCTAGAGAACGCCTCTACTCTATCGGAAATCATTCCGGAAATATTCAGCTGGTTGTAAAATTGCATCCAAACGGATTGGGTTCTGGTTTTTTGAACGCTTTAGAACCTGGGAATGTAATAAAAGCGCAGATTGTTAAAAATCCTGCTTTTCATCTGCCTAAAAAAGCTCCAAAAGTGGCTTTTGTTTCTAACGGAACAGGAATTGCTCCTTTCTTAGGAATGATCGAACAGAATAAAACAAAACAAGAGCTTCATCTCTATAGCGGATTTAGGATGGTGACGCCAACGTTAATGGCTTACAGAAAATTTGCTGACATTATGATCCAGAAAGAGCATCTGGATAATTTTCATGTGGCGCTATCCCGTGAAGCAGAACATATTTATGTAATGGATTTGATTAAAAGAGATGCTAATTTCTTCGTGAATTTATTGAAAAAAGATGGTGTCATTATGATTTGCGGTTCACTTGCGATGCAGAAAGATGTAGAGAACATTTTGAGCGAATTGTGCACAGCAAAAGGTTTAAAAACGCTTTCTGAATATAAAGCCAATAAACAATTTTTAACGGACTGTTATTGA